ATGCCGATGGGTATGGCCCCGATCCGCTTGAGGACATCCGTGCCCGTGCCCGAGGTCCTCAGTTCCATCCCCTTGAGTTCCTTTAGGGAACGCACGGGCATCTTCGTCATTATGTCCGCGGGAGGACAGGTGAAAACGGTGATGAGCTTCACCTTCGCAAATTCCTTCGGTTGATGCTTTTGGATGAGATCGAAGAGGGCCATGCTTGCCGCGCGTGCGTTTCTGAAACCGACAGGGAGGTCGATGGCCTCGGAGAGCGGGAACCTTCCCGGCTGGTAGCTCATCGCGAAATTCCCGATATCGGCCATGCCCGCCGCCACCCCGTCAAAGATGTTCTTTGCCGGCAGGAGAGTACCTCCGGGAAAGGTCTGGACCTTCACCTTGCCGCCCGTTCGCTTTTCGACCTCCCTTGCCCATCTTTCCATCTGGATGCAGGGGAAGGTGGACGCGGGCGGGAAATTGGCGTACTTGAGGACGATCGACGCGGTGTGCCCCGGGGTACACGCCACAAACACCGCGGCGGCGATAAGGATCACTGCAATGAACGGCGAAGCAATCTTATTTCTTCTCATGGAACGGCCTCCTTTTTGGATCGATGTCGTCATCTCAGAAAGAAAAAGGCCATGGGGTATCGAAAACCCATGGCCTTAGAACACGAAGGCCATGGACGGCGTGAAACCGTCCATGGCCGAACATTTACGGTCTCACACCTGTTATGTCCGCCACCACCAAGCCCAATTTGAACTGATCATGAAGTGCTCCGTCCTTTCTGACATGGCCTGTTTGTAACACACAGGCGCGGAGTGTGTCAAGAGAATCCTTGGCGGGGATGCGACTTACAGACGGGCGCTGCGCGTCATGACCTCAGCTGTTCTGTAAGCCTCGATGAGGCTCACGGGATCCGCAATGCCCCTGCCAGCTATGTCGAAACCGGTGCCGTGGCCGGGCGATGTCCTTACGAAGGGCAGCCCCAGCGTGATATTGACGGTGTGTCTGAAATCGGTGGTCTTCACCGGTATGAGGCCCTGGTCATGGTACATCGCGATGTACGCGTCGCAGTCGATGCGATGGAAAACCGAGTCGCCGGGGTAGGGTCCCGTCACGTCCATGCCTGTCTCCCGGGCCCGGAGTATGGCCCGTGAAACGCGCTCCTCTTCATCTCCTATGATACCCGCTTCGCCTGCATGGGGGTTAAGACCACAGACCTTGATGACGGGGTGTCCCATCGAGAAGTTCTCCCGAAGAGAACGGCCGGTGATGGCGATGGTCCGGAAGACCCTTTCTTCGGTTATCCGGGCCGGTACGTCCTTGAGGGGGATATGGATGGTCACGAGACTCACCCGCATCCTGGGGTTTGCGAGCATCATCACGTAACTGTCCACCCCGGCCGCGTGGGCAAGCAACTCCGTGTGACCCGGGAAGGGGACCCCTGCGAGATGCAAAGAGGCCTTGCTTATGGGGCAGGTAACGATGGCTGACGCCTCGCCGGTGAAGATGAGTTTCAACGCCTCACGGATGTATCGATAGGAAGCCTCGCCGCACCGGCTGTCCGAGACACCGGGTCCCACGGTGTCCATGAAGCCGAGGTCGAGGAATTCGACATCTCCCCCGGAGCCCTGCCCGAGATCCTTGAAGGGAGGCAGCGGCAGGGAGGACGGTCCGGCCCGAAGCGCCTCAATAACCTTCATGTCGCCGACGATGACGGGGATACTCCTGCCCATGAGGCGGGGAAGCGCCTTGAGTATGATCTCGCCGCCTATTCCGGCGGGGTCGCCCATGGTGACGGCGATGCGGTTCATGAAACTAGATCTTGATCTCGATGTAGGAGGTCTTTTTCAGCTTGTCCATGTAGTCGCGGTAGCGTTTGTTCGATTCCTCCATGACCATGCGGTCGTTGACGATCTTCTTGACATCTTCGTAAGGGAGGACCTCGGCTCGTTTCACCTCGATGAGCTTGAGTATGTGCAGGCCGTACTGTGTTGGGATAACCTGCGTGAACGATCCCGGCTGGACGTTGTTCAGACCATCCCTCAGGGTGGGCATGAGGTCGCCTCTTTTGACAAAGCCGATGTCGCCTCCCTGCCTGGCAGAGGGGTCGTCGGAGAGGCCGCGCGCCACGTCCTCGAAGGGTGTTCCGGAGGTGAGTTGAGTATAGGCCTTTTCAGCACGGTCCCGGATGTCCGGATGTTGTCCGGAGATGAATATCTGCTGAATATGGTACTCCTCTTCCCGGAACAGGTCCTGGTGGCTCTCGTAGTAGCCTTTCAGGCGCGCCTCGGTCACGACTACCTCCGTGGAGACGACGCGCATGAGAAGCCTCGTCCTCAGGATGTTCAGCTTGATACCCTCCTTGAACTGCTCGTAGGTGACGTTGTCCTTCCTGAGCTGTTCTCTGAGTTCGGCGTCGGTGATGAGGTTCTGTTTCTTGATACCCTCTATGAAGTCCAACACTTCAGCGTCCACCACAACGATCCCCATCTTTTTGGTCTGTTGCTTGATAAGGACGCCTTCCACGTAAGCATCGAGCCTGTCCTTCATCTGGAGGTTCCGGAAGTATTCATCGATGGAAGTGAATTTCGTTCGTTTCTCGATCTTTACGAATGCCTCGAAATCCTTCAGGGTGATGATGTCGTCATTGACGATGGCGATGACCCTGTCTATGACCTCGGCATGTGTGCAAACGCCTGCAAAGGTCATGATGGTTGCGGCAATGATGAATGTAATTATGAGTTTCATTTGCTTTGTGGTACCGTCTCCTTCGTTGGCGGGGTTGCGGGCGCAGTCTT
The DNA window shown above is from Syntrophorhabdus sp. and carries:
- a CDS encoding TRAP transporter substrate-binding protein — its product is MRRNKIASPFIAVILIAAAVFVACTPGHTASIVLKYANFPPASTFPCIQMERWAREVEKRTGGKVKVQTFPGGTLLPAKNIFDGVAAGMADIGNFAMSYQPGRFPLSEAIDLPVGFRNARAASMALFDLIQKHQPKEFAKVKLITVFTCPPADIMTKMPVRSLKELKGMELRTSGTGTDVLKRIGAIPIGMPQSEAPEAIQKGIVKGNVSSMEILKDFNFAAYLPYATEANLFVVSFAVVMNKDRWDSLPGDVKKTIDDLAREQAEWTGAYVDDHVKEALEWSKKRYSHQVTRLSAADQSDIARLTKPMIDDYVRRVTSQGLPGGEIMKDVYALKQKYEKKYR
- the pdxA gene encoding 4-hydroxythreonine-4-phosphate dehydrogenase PdxA, which produces MNRIAVTMGDPAGIGGEIILKALPRLMGRSIPVIVGDMKVIEALRAGPSSLPLPPFKDLGQGSGGDVEFLDLGFMDTVGPGVSDSRCGEASYRYIREALKLIFTGEASAIVTCPISKASLHLAGVPFPGHTELLAHAAGVDSYVMMLANPRMRVSLVTIHIPLKDVPARITEERVFRTIAITGRSLRENFSMGHPVIKVCGLNPHAGEAGIIGDEEERVSRAILRARETGMDVTGPYPGDSVFHRIDCDAYIAMYHDQGLIPVKTTDFRHTVNITLGLPFVRTSPGHGTGFDIAGRGIADPVSLIEAYRTAEVMTRSARL